The proteins below come from a single Gottschalkia purinilytica genomic window:
- a CDS encoding ATP-binding cassette domain-containing protein: MEHKSLTLKNITKSFDNKKILKDISFTFQQGEIYALLGRNGAGKTTLFNILAEELKKDSGEVLISYEGNIKKLTSDHLSYVYSNPILPEFLTGYEFIKFFMDINKDKLNSSLNIDDYFDIIKINKEDRHKLIKAYSHGMKNKIQMLMFMISRPPVILLDEPLTSLDVVVALEIKKLLREIKKDHIIIFSTHILELAKDLCDEIVVLNEGKLEMIDKELLKNPNFEEEIMEMLREKDSDD, from the coding sequence GTGGAACATAAAAGTCTAACGTTAAAAAATATAACTAAATCTTTTGATAATAAAAAAATCTTAAAAGATATTAGCTTCACATTTCAGCAAGGAGAAATATATGCTTTATTAGGAAGAAATGGAGCAGGAAAAACTACACTTTTTAATATTTTAGCTGAAGAATTAAAGAAAGATTCAGGAGAAGTTCTTATTTCCTATGAAGGAAATATTAAAAAATTAACATCTGATCACTTATCTTATGTATATTCTAATCCTATACTTCCTGAGTTTCTAACAGGATATGAATTTATTAAATTTTTTATGGACATTAACAAAGATAAATTAAATAGTAGTCTTAATATTGATGATTATTTTGATATTATAAAAATAAATAAAGAAGATAGACATAAATTAATTAAAGCTTATTCTCATGGAATGAAAAACAAAATTCAAATGTTAATGTTTATGATTAGTAGACCACCTGTAATACTACTTGATGAGCCTTTAACTTCTTTAGATGTAGTTGTAGCTTTAGAGATAAAAAAACTTCTTAGGGAAATTAAAAAAGATCATATTATTATTTTTTCTACACATATTCTTGAATTAGCTAAAGATTTATGTGATGAAATAGTGGTTTTAAATGAAGGAAAGCTTGAAATGATAGACAAAGAATTGTTAAAAAATCCAAACTTTGAGGAAGAAATAATGGAAATGCTCAGGGAGAAAGATAGCGATGATTAG
- a CDS encoding thioredoxin domain-containing protein produces MNANGEPNRLISEKSPYLLQHAYNPVNWYSWSEEAFQKAKEEDKPIFLSIGYSTCHWCHVMERESFEDEEVADVLNKYFIAIKVDREERPDIDSIYMNFCQAITGSGGWPLTIIMTPDKKLFYAGTYFPKHTVYGRVGLIELLNSIHESWNSKKEDVLKSSKDILEFVEKNMLSHVEEDIGAESVKRAFTEYNNSFDNIYGGFGTQPKFPTPHNLSFLLRHHIYAKSKISLEIVEKTLESMYKGGIFDHIGFGFARYSVDEKWLIPHFEKMLYDNALLAIVYTEAYLITKKEIYKEIVEKIFEFVIKDMTSKEGGFYSAIDADSEGVEGKFYVWGYEEVFDVLGDEKGKLFSEYYNIVPRGNFEGKNVPNLIGKDLEELNKNKDLKEEINNIIRKLYDYREKRVHPHKDDKILTSWNGLMIAALAYAGKVFKNKDYISMARRSVEFIFKNLVDDNGRLLARYRDGEAAYPGYLDDYAFLTWGLIELYEATFDTNYLEKALDINKEMLDLFWDNENGGLFIYGKDSEQLIVKHKEIYDGAIPSGNSVAALNLLRLYKLTGDNYLEEKAQKILKAFGGNVKVSPNNHGYFLMALLFNISSTKEIVISGHKDNEDTQKMLDKINQEFLPFSIVVLNDGSKEIHRLVPFTENQEMIDNKATAYVCENYSCNIPTSNIEELEKLIKFSS; encoded by the coding sequence ATGAATGCAAATGGTGAACCTAACAGACTAATTAGCGAAAAAAGTCCCTATCTCTTACAACACGCCTATAACCCAGTAAACTGGTATTCATGGAGTGAAGAAGCATTTCAAAAAGCAAAAGAAGAAGATAAACCTATATTTTTAAGTATTGGTTATAGTACCTGTCATTGGTGCCATGTAATGGAAAGAGAATCTTTTGAAGATGAAGAAGTTGCAGATGTTTTAAATAAATATTTTATTGCTATAAAAGTAGATAGAGAAGAAAGACCAGATATAGATAGTATATATATGAATTTCTGTCAGGCTATAACTGGAAGTGGAGGATGGCCTTTAACTATTATAATGACACCGGATAAAAAGCTTTTTTATGCAGGAACATACTTTCCTAAACACACAGTATACGGAAGAGTAGGGTTAATAGAATTACTAAATTCTATACATGAAAGTTGGAACAGTAAAAAAGAAGATGTATTAAAGTCTAGTAAAGATATATTAGAATTTGTTGAAAAAAATATGTTATCACATGTAGAAGAAGACATAGGGGCTGAAAGCGTTAAGAGAGCATTTACCGAATATAATAACTCGTTTGATAATATATATGGTGGATTTGGAACTCAGCCTAAGTTTCCTACACCCCATAACTTATCATTTTTATTAAGACATCATATATATGCAAAAAGTAAAATTTCCTTGGAAATAGTAGAAAAGACACTAGAGTCAATGTATAAAGGTGGAATATTTGATCACATTGGTTTTGGATTTGCTAGATATTCAGTAGACGAAAAGTGGCTAATTCCACATTTTGAAAAAATGTTGTATGATAATGCCTTATTAGCTATAGTTTACACAGAAGCATACTTAATAACTAAGAAAGAAATATATAAGGAAATAGTTGAAAAAATATTTGAATTTGTAATTAAGGATATGACTTCAAAAGAAGGGGGCTTTTATTCTGCTATAGATGCAGATTCAGAAGGAGTAGAAGGAAAGTTTTATGTATGGGGATATGAAGAGGTATTTGATGTATTAGGGGATGAAAAAGGAAAGTTATTTTCAGAATACTATAATATAGTTCCAAGAGGTAATTTTGAAGGTAAAAATGTCCCAAACCTAATAGGAAAAGATTTAGAGGAATTAAATAAAAACAAAGATTTAAAAGAAGAAATTAATAATATAATAAGAAAACTATATGACTATAGAGAAAAAAGAGTACATCCTCATAAAGACGACAAAATACTTACATCATGGAATGGTCTTATGATAGCAGCATTGGCTTATGCAGGGAAGGTATTCAAAAATAAAGATTATATATCAATGGCTAGAAGGAGTGTTGAGTTTATATTTAAAAATTTAGTAGACGATAACGGTAGACTTTTAGCAAGATATAGGGATGGGGAAGCTGCTTATCCTGGATATTTAGATGATTATGCATTTCTAACATGGGGACTTATAGAACTTTATGAAGCAACTTTTGATACTAATTATTTAGAAAAAGCCCTAGATATTAACAAAGAAATGTTAGATTTATTTTGGGATAATGAAAATGGTGGACTGTTCATATATGGAAAAGATAGTGAACAATTAATAGTAAAACATAAAGAAATATATGATGGAGCTATTCCATCAGGAAATTCAGTAGCTGCATTGAATTTACTAAGGTTATACAAATTAACAGGAGATAATTATTTAGAAGAAAAAGCGCAAAAAATACTTAAAGCTTTTGGTGGAAATGTAAAAGTATCACCTAATAACCATGGGTATTTTTTAATGGCTTTACTATTTAATATATCATCTACTAAAGAAATTGTAATTTCAGGACATAAGGATAATGAAGATACTCAGAAAATGTTAGATAAAATAAATCAAGAGTTTTTACCTTTTTCAATAGTTGTATTAAATGATGGAAGTAAAGAAATACATAGGCTAGTTCCTTTTACAGAGAATCAAGAAATGATAGATAATAAAGCAACAGCTTATGTATGTGAAAACTATTCATGTAATATACCGACATCAAATATAGAAGAACTTGAAAAACTAATAAAGTTTTCAAGTTAA
- a CDS encoding FtsW/RodA/SpoVE family cell cycle protein, producing the protein MNKYISEFLKDVCKQIKYKKIHNDISSELMVHIDEIKDEYMSDGMTEDEAVKKAVKQMGNPIEIGENLNKTHKPKTEWSIIILISMMVIAGGLVLFYLANDIAFLNTENISIKSYLVYIGIGIITLLTLYFFDYTRLEKYSIHIFIATIAFLFLSIHFLDDMHGFPYIIIGPIGFDPMSVSIPFLLVSFSGLLIRWINGNIKDMLKVLGLAALAISINLAYKSLINTMILGLVFLVMITIAIMDKNFKGNKKSFLISIYGSLIGAVLGFLLLYIIPQNYRMEKLSAFLNPRKDPTGNGWIYVSIEKVLSGAKLLGKGDGLYFYDKGFGTRFTIPALESDFVFTYIVSSFGWIVGIAIVFIALLTIIRMFLTTKKIHSIYGKYIITSIIIVFSLQLTANMLMNLGLFPVMNIALPLISYSSTNFIVNMGLIGLLLGVYRRKDLIISSNNIKS; encoded by the coding sequence TTGAATAAGTATATCTCAGAATTTTTAAAAGATGTGTGTAAACAAATAAAGTATAAAAAAATTCATAATGATATTTCAAGTGAATTAATGGTACATATAGATGAAATTAAGGATGAATATATGAGTGATGGAATGACTGAGGATGAAGCTGTAAAAAAGGCAGTTAAACAAATGGGGAACCCTATTGAAATAGGAGAGAATCTTAATAAAACTCATAAACCTAAAACTGAATGGTCTATCATCATTCTTATTAGTATGATGGTTATAGCAGGTGGACTGGTGCTATTTTATCTTGCAAATGATATTGCTTTTTTAAATACAGAGAATATATCTATTAAATCTTATCTAGTATATATAGGTATAGGGATTATTACTTTATTAACACTATATTTCTTTGACTATACAAGGCTTGAAAAGTACTCTATACATATTTTTATAGCTACCATTGCTTTTTTATTTTTATCTATACATTTTCTAGATGATATGCATGGTTTTCCTTATATTATCATTGGTCCAATAGGCTTTGATCCAATGTCTGTATCTATACCTTTTTTACTTGTATCATTTTCAGGTCTTTTAATAAGATGGATAAATGGTAATATAAAAGATATGTTAAAAGTACTTGGTTTAGCAGCTTTAGCTATATCAATTAATTTAGCTTACAAATCCCTTATAAACACTATGATACTTGGACTTGTATTTTTAGTTATGATTACAATAGCAATTATGGATAAAAACTTTAAAGGAAACAAAAAATCATTTTTAATTTCTATATATGGGAGTTTAATAGGTGCAGTGTTAGGCTTTTTACTTTTATATATTATTCCTCAAAATTATCGAATGGAAAAGTTAAGTGCTTTTTTGAATCCTAGAAAAGATCCAACAGGAAATGGATGGATATATGTATCTATAGAAAAAGTATTATCTGGAGCTAAATTATTAGGAAAAGGAGACGGACTATACTTTTATGATAAGGGATTCGGAACTAGATTTACAATTCCAGCATTAGAATCTGATTTTGTATTTACCTATATTGTTTCTTCTTTTGGCTGGATTGTTGGTATAGCTATAGTCTTCATAGCTTTATTAACTATCATACGTATGTTTTTGACAACAAAAAAAATTCATTCAATATATGGAAAATATATTATAACTTCCATTATTATAGTGTTCTCTTTACAGTTAACTGCTAATATGCTCATGAATTTAGGACTATTTCCTGTAATGAATATTGCATTACCTCTTATTTCATATAGCAGTACGAACTTTATAGTTAATATGGGTCTAATTGGATTACTGCTTGGAGTATATCGTAGAAAAGATTTGATAATATCTAGTAATAATATTAAGAGTTAA
- a CDS encoding PadR family transcriptional regulator, which yields MKINKELLKGSTTMLVLNLLNTGDMYGYQMIKELEKKSDNTFTLKEGTLYPILHELHSRGMIEAYWEDTKSTRKRKYYSITTNGRKLLAEKQKEWQIYSRTINKIIGGENIE from the coding sequence TTGAAAATCAACAAAGAGCTTTTAAAAGGAAGTACAACTATGTTAGTACTTAACTTGTTGAACACAGGTGATATGTATGGATATCAAATGATTAAGGAACTAGAAAAGAAATCAGATAATACTTTTACTTTAAAAGAAGGAACTCTTTATCCAATATTACATGAGCTACACAGTCGGGGAATGATAGAGGCATACTGGGAAGATACTAAATCTACTCGAAAACGAAAATATTACAGCATTACAACAAATGGAAGAAAGTTGTTAGCTGAAAAACAAAAAGAGTGGCAAATTTATAGTAGAACCATAAATAAGATCATAGGAGGTGAAAATATTGAATAA
- a CDS encoding Uma2 family endonuclease, producing the protein MWIKEYWIISPKENFVHIFSLNEDDQYKEPKIYLKDDIAKSEVFNDLEIDLNDIFTF; encoded by the coding sequence ATTTGGATAAAAGAATACTGGATCATATCACCTAAAGAAAACTTTGTTCATATATTCTCTTTAAATGAAGATGATCAATATAAAGAGCCAAAGATATATTTGAAGGATGATATAGCTAAATCTGAAGTTTTTAATGATTTAGAGATTGATTTAAATGATATATTTACATTTTAA
- a CDS encoding Uma2 family endonuclease has product MNFFISTSTVVANLSAEFRNYFKKNRGKCVNFVSPFDVVLCDGDNTNKVQQPDLTVIFNKDRLGENNYKGVPNLVVEILSPSTASIDYIDKMNLYRRFG; this is encoded by the coding sequence ATCAACTTCTTCATTAGCACATCAACGGTAGTTGCAAACTTATCTGCTGAATTTAGAAATTACTTTAAGAAGAATAGAGGGAAATGTGTGAATTTTGTATCTCCATTTGATGTGGTGCTTTGTGATGGTGATAATACAAATAAGGTGCAGCAGCCAGACCTAACAGTTATATTCAATAAGGATAGACTAGGAGAGAACAATTATAAAGGAGTTCCTAACCTTGTAGTAGAGATACTATCCCCTTCAACTGCTTCAATCGATTATATTGATAAGATGAATTTATATAGGAGATTTGGATAA
- a CDS encoding ATP-binding protein: MLQHIHEQEASYILESKKRCRELGMDPNKLGIPQNIMSELELAKKKEAYKEILDVVRFFGKKIIKSLEGTPILIGISDENGYVLDTLGDETIKSTVAKLGIDPGVQYIEEHVGTNVVTLTLKQNHPVQLIGTNHYHTHFHNSACYGVPLHYSNNNKLLGTVCIMTEVMFHNPFFLMILTTVVDAIERELLLRKQSRKINKQQELLYKSEKKQRELLEKDLVMKDEFITLITHEFKTPINVIYSAIQLIEHVHINKIPERVRSLIESIKLNTFRQLRLVNNLLDITRLDSDQLKLNLKNVDIVLLTKLITESVNIYADQKKINLYFKSNISSKNIIIDDEKYERIILNLLSNAIKFTPEGGSITVKVKENTINNTIAIDVSDTGIGIPKENYEKIFERFEQVEKNLSRQAEGSGIGLAIVKMLIVILEGRIQVDSELGVGSTFTIILPIKEGIVDEENQVCLDSDTRLINAVNVEFSDIYF; encoded by the coding sequence ATGTTGCAACATATACATGAGCAAGAGGCAAGTTATATTTTAGAATCAAAAAAGAGGTGTAGAGAATTAGGAATGGATCCCAATAAACTTGGTATACCTCAAAATATTATGTCGGAATTAGAGTTAGCTAAAAAGAAAGAAGCATATAAAGAAATTTTAGACGTTGTAAGATTTTTTGGTAAAAAAATAATTAAATCATTAGAAGGTACTCCCATATTAATAGGTATTTCAGATGAAAACGGATATGTGTTAGATACTTTGGGAGATGAAACGATAAAGTCAACAGTAGCCAAATTGGGAATTGATCCGGGTGTTCAATATATTGAAGAGCATGTAGGTACAAATGTGGTTACTTTAACACTTAAACAAAATCATCCCGTACAGTTAATAGGAACTAATCATTATCATACACATTTCCATAATAGTGCTTGTTATGGAGTTCCACTCCATTACTCGAATAATAACAAATTGTTAGGTACTGTATGTATTATGACTGAAGTAATGTTTCATAATCCATTTTTCTTAATGATATTAACTACTGTAGTGGATGCAATAGAACGTGAACTATTACTTAGAAAACAAAGTCGTAAAATTAATAAACAACAGGAATTATTATATAAATCAGAAAAAAAGCAAAGAGAACTTCTTGAAAAAGACCTTGTTATGAAAGATGAGTTTATAACGCTTATTACTCATGAATTCAAAACTCCAATAAATGTTATTTACTCTGCTATCCAATTAATTGAACATGTACATATTAATAAAATTCCCGAGCGTGTTAGAAGTCTTATAGAGAGTATAAAACTAAATACATTTAGACAATTGCGTCTTGTAAATAATTTATTGGATATTACCAGATTAGATTCAGATCAGTTAAAATTAAATTTGAAGAATGTGGACATTGTACTTTTAACAAAGTTAATTACAGAATCCGTAAATATATATGCAGATCAGAAGAAAATTAATCTATATTTTAAATCTAATATCAGTAGTAAGAATATTATAATAGATGACGAAAAATATGAACGTATAATTTTAAATCTTCTGTCAAATGCTATAAAGTTTACACCTGAGGGTGGCAGTATAACTGTCAAGGTTAAAGAAAATACAATCAATAATACAATAGCTATTGATGTAAGTGATACTGGTATAGGAATTCCAAAGGAAAATTATGAGAAAATTTTTGAACGATTTGAACAAGTTGAAAAAAATCTTTCTAGGCAAGCTGAGGGCAGCGGCATTGGGTTAGCTATTGTAAAGATGTTAATAGTTATTTTGGAGGGGAGAATACAAGTAGATAGTGAATTAGGTGTTGGAAGCACATTTACTATAATATTGCCAATAAAAGAAGGTATAGTTGATGAAGAGAATCAAGTTTGTCTAGATTCGGATACTAGACTCATAAATGCTGTTAATGTTGAGTTTTCTGATATTTATTTTTGA
- a CDS encoding aminotransferase class I/II-fold pyridoxal phosphate-dependent enzyme has protein sequence MDKHLSSIGEVLAYLKSNNIINIEKRAKYIQDFINKENRYTGYEYDRYLEYGASNLSNVITENSGNKKECILWCVNHYLSLNRNKTIIEKACDVLRKFGTGCGTSASSCGMSSLHKEVEKKIAKLVGKEKAILFPTGFTANMAAISYLAGNNDLIIFDRECHSSIINGLKLSNAKWVSFKHNNVLDLESKIVKYKNSYDNIFVIVESAYSMSGDLAPLKEIVSLKKQYNFYLYVDEAHTFGIYGDKGQGYCYNEGVSEDVDFIMSTLSKSTASIGGFVATKEKYCSLLKWSDPYVFQACMTPADASVVLSSIEEIERNTWMIKELHKKNKYMRELLKIKGFNLGNSQSPIIPIFIEDHKKLRMVVKDLYYEGIYSTPICYPAVKLREGRIRLILNISHTEENIKITVDVLEKICKRHKVI, from the coding sequence ATGGACAAGCATTTGAGTTCAATAGGAGAAGTATTAGCATATTTAAAAAGTAATAATATAATCAATATAGAAAAAAGAGCAAAATATATACAGGATTTTATCAATAAAGAAAATAGATATACAGGATATGAATACGACAGATATCTAGAATATGGAGCTTCTAACCTTTCAAACGTTATTACAGAGAATTCTGGAAATAAAAAAGAGTGTATATTATGGTGTGTTAATCACTATTTAAGTTTAAATAGAAATAAAACTATAATAGAAAAAGCTTGTGATGTTCTAAGAAAATTTGGTACAGGATGTGGTACTTCTGCATCATCTTGTGGGATGAGCTCTTTACACAAAGAAGTAGAAAAGAAAATAGCAAAACTAGTTGGAAAAGAGAAAGCAATTCTTTTTCCCACAGGATTTACTGCAAATATGGCTGCAATTTCTTATTTGGCAGGAAATAACGATTTGATTATTTTTGATAGAGAGTGTCACTCATCTATAATAAATGGATTAAAATTATCAAATGCAAAATGGGTTTCATTTAAGCATAATAACGTTTTAGACTTAGAGTCAAAAATAGTTAAGTACAAGAATTCTTATGATAATATTTTTGTAATTGTTGAATCTGCTTATTCTATGAGTGGAGATTTGGCGCCTTTGAAGGAAATAGTTTCTCTAAAAAAACAATATAACTTCTACTTATATGTAGATGAGGCTCACACCTTTGGTATTTATGGAGATAAAGGTCAAGGATATTGTTATAATGAAGGAGTAAGTGAAGATGTTGACTTTATTATGTCAACTTTATCAAAATCTACTGCATCTATAGGGGGTTTTGTTGCTACCAAGGAAAAATATTGTTCACTACTAAAGTGGTCGGACCCTTATGTATTTCAAGCTTGTATGACACCAGCAGATGCTTCTGTGGTTCTTTCATCCATTGAAGAAATTGAAAGGAATACTTGGATGATAAAAGAGCTTCATAAAAAAAATAAGTATATGAGAGAATTATTAAAAATTAAGGGATTTAATCTTGGAAATAGTCAAAGTCCAATTATTCCAATATTTATAGAAGACCACAAAAAATTAAGAATGGTTGTCAAGGATCTTTATTATGAAGGAATATATTCGACACCAATATGTTACCCAGCTGTTAAACTTCGTGAGGGTAGGATAAGATTAATTTTAAACATTAGTCATACGGAAGAAAATATAAAAATTACAGTGGATGTACTAGAGAAGATATGCAAAAGACACAAAGTTATTTAA
- the ureB gene encoding urease subunit beta: MRFQKYILKDEDIICNEGRRTIVIKVINTGDRPIQIGSHYHFYEVNFALKFDREETKGMHLDIPAGTAVRFEPGDAVRLGDTDLYIEIEKDYATYGDEVIFGGGKVIRDGMGQDPN; encoded by the coding sequence ATGAGATTTCAAAAATATATTTTAAAAGATGAAGATATCATTTGTAATGAGGGAAGAAGAACTATTGTGATTAAAGTTATTAATACAGGGGACCGTCCTATTCAAATAGGTTCTCACTATCATTTTTATGAAGTAAATTTTGCTTTGAAATTTGATAGAGAAGAAACTAAAGGAATGCACCTAGATATTCCAGCTGGTACTGCTGTTAGATTTGAACCTGGTGATGCTGTTCGTTTAGGAGATACTGATTTATATATAGAGATTGAAAAAGATTATGCAACCTATGGAGATGAAGTAATATTTGGTGGAGGTAAAGTAATTCGTGATGGCATGGGGCAAGATCCTAATTAA
- a CDS encoding urease subunit gamma → MLLSPREQEKLLIVVAADLAKRRKEKGIKLNYPEAVALITYEILEGAREGKSVPELMKSGREILITEDVIEGIGDMIHDVQVEATFPDGTKLVTVHNPIK, encoded by the coding sequence ATGTTACTTTCACCTCGTGAACAGGAAAAGTTATTAATTGTGGTAGCAGCTGATTTGGCAAAAAGACGAAAAGAGAAAGGTATTAAACTAAACTACCCTGAGGCGGTAGCACTAATTACTTATGAAATACTAGAAGGCGCTAGAGAAGGGAAGTCTGTACCAGAACTAATGAAATCAGGAAGGGAAATATTAATCACTGAAGATGTTATAGAAGGTATTGGGGATATGATTCATGATGTTCAGGTAGAAGCTACATTTCCAGATGGTACAAAACTAGTTACAGTACATAATCCAATAAAATAA
- a CDS encoding urea transporter, with translation MRETSFNSFISACLKGISQIIFIDNAVLGVIILIAISIVNYKLGIVSLISSIIGTLVGHFGGGNKSLVNQGLFGYNSILTGLALSLFLTGDVRWIMAIVGALFAAIFTGAMMHFLKNLNIPVLTFPFVILTWLLLLADYQLNILKLTSELAPQDLSHWKLNIKSTISLIDGLVNGVGQVYFIDNIWPGILILIGVFWADWKLGFYSIIGSGIGFLTAYILGGEHALISLGAYGYNAVLTTLAVSAVFDVKNSLAKIMGCIAAIITVPITAGVHAFLLPYGLPTLSMPFVIVTWIFLGSRRALNKL, from the coding sequence ATGAGAGAAACTAGCTTTAACAGCTTTATTTCAGCATGTTTAAAAGGTATCTCACAAATTATATTTATTGATAACGCTGTATTAGGTGTAATTATTCTTATAGCTATAAGTATTGTAAATTACAAATTAGGAATTGTATCACTAATATCTTCAATTATAGGAACATTAGTAGGACACTTTGGAGGAGGGAACAAAAGTCTTGTAAATCAAGGATTATTTGGATATAACTCAATTCTAACAGGATTAGCACTAAGTTTATTTCTAACTGGAGATGTAAGGTGGATAATGGCCATTGTGGGAGCGTTATTTGCTGCAATATTTACTGGAGCTATGATGCATTTCTTAAAGAACTTAAATATTCCAGTACTAACTTTTCCTTTCGTTATACTTACATGGCTTTTATTACTTGCAGATTACCAACTTAATATTTTAAAGTTAACTTCTGAACTTGCACCTCAAGATTTGTCTCATTGGAAATTAAATATAAAAAGTACTATTTCTCTTATTGATGGATTAGTCAATGGAGTTGGTCAAGTATATTTTATAGATAATATTTGGCCAGGAATTTTAATTCTCATTGGAGTATTTTGGGCAGATTGGAAGCTAGGATTTTACTCTATTATAGGATCAGGGATTGGATTTCTTACAGCTTATATTTTAGGCGGGGAGCATGCATTGATAAGTCTTGGAGCATATGGGTATAATGCAGTGTTAACCACGTTAGCAGTATCTGCAGTCTTTGATGTGAAGAACTCTTTAGCTAAGATTATGGGATGCATAGCAGCTATAATTACTGTACCAATAACAGCTGGTGTTCATGCATTTCTTTTGCCCTATGGATTACCTACATTAAGTATGCCTTTTGTAATAGTAACATGGATCTTTTTAGGATCTAGAAGAGCATTAAACAAATTGTAA